AGTTGTCATCCGCATGACAGTTCTAGGTGCCGGTTGCGTTACTCGTTCGTTATTTTGTGAAATTTGACCAATCGACCGATTAAATTAACGTTGCCATTGCTTATTACTAAAATATGGTTTTACTATTGATCTTTTTATCGTATGAAGAAGTCCTAAAAGCAAGCAATCGACCGATTAACAAGCGCCGTAACGCTAACCCGTAACGCTTTCTGTTGGCGCTGTCATGTGCCGCTCTGATGTAACGAAACCGCGAGGTTTTCCGTGTTCTTGCTGATAAAAACGtgttgaaagtgaaatttcAGTCTTTTTAGTTGGTTCCAACGAACATGGTGGTCTGCCTTTGGCAGCGAAGGAGTTAGACTTTCTCCCTATCACAAATCGGGTGACGGGGCTAGCCGGAATTGATAGCGCGGTCTATGGATTTTTCGGTTCCACAAACACTTGGCGCAATCGATTGTAATTCAATTAGGGCGCAGCAGGCGTATGCTTTAATCAACGCGCCGAAAATTCTACCAGCCTTCAATTGTTGACAACGAAGCAGCCTGTGGAGAGGTCGACGAGAGTGCGGTACGTTCTTGAGCAAATTCAGTCGAAGTCGAACCAGCAGCTCTACCACTTCCTACAACACGACTTCCGTTCTGTTCGTCCTTTGCAGTGAAGCAAGCAGTGCTCGGATCAAAGCTGAGTGGCCAGGAACCCCCACTTCCAATCCGAACGGTGCTAGTGTGCTGAGGCGGAACACGATGAAGAAGCGGAATAGTCCTGCACCTTCCGCGGCAGTGGCGGACGGTGGCATTGGCAGTGAATCGGCCCCCTCTCTGCACGCCTCGCAGCACTCGTTGGCGGTCAATGAGTTTAAGTTCATCAACGAGCGGCCAGTCGACGATATCTCGCTTAACTTTTTCTACAAACCGCACACGATCACCCTGCTGGCCGTATCGATATTTGGTGTGATGTACTTCGCCTTCGTACGGTAAGTATACTTTTAGTAGGTCCCATATCTCATTTATTCTTGCGTTTTTCAAGAAGCAAATGAGTACTCGATTGAATCGTTGGAAGCTAGAATTTACTTTCCGTGCTTGTGTAGTTACGGACATAGAAAAAATAGATCTCGGCTTATCGGTGGCATATGCTTTTTTAAGCGCTAAGTGATAAAAAAGTGTGAATATTTCAACTTTCGTTGGATTCTCGGCAGTTAGATAATCGCTGATCATGCGATAAGTGTATGAAGTCCTGAAGATTAGGTTCTGAAGCCATATGTTAAGAATGCAATACTTTAATACACTCCGCCTCTTGTCTTATTTGCAGGGACCAGTCCGATATTCAAGAGAATATTTGGGCGGGCATGGTTTGCgttatcttcttctttctgATCATCTCCGTACTCGCCTTCCCAAATGGACCCTTCACCCGGCCCCATCCGGTCGTCTGGCGAATGCTGTTCGGTCTGTCGGTGCTGTATCTGATGTTTCTGCAATTCCTCATGTTCCAAGACTATAAATCGATCATGGGAATAATCTACTGGTTTGATCCGAAGCTTCGAGACTTTCACATCGACAGTGAAAAGGTAAAAAGAGGGGTTTCCAGCAAACTCTATTCTCGGTAGTGTAACACATTCTAACGCGATCGACGTTTTTACCTCAGCAATACGCCACCAACTGTTCGGATATGTCGTTCGAGCGTATCTGGTCGCACGTGGATGTGTTCGCATGGGGCCATTATCTCGGATGGGCCTTCAAAGCTGTGCTCATCCGCCACATGGGCATCCTATGGGCGATCTCGGTGATGTGGGAAATCACGGAAATCACGTTTGCCCATCTGCTGCCCAACTTCGCCGAATGCTGGTGGGACGCGATGATACTGGATGTGCTACTGTGCAATGGTTTCGGTATCTGGTGCGGGCTAAAGATCTGCAAACTGCTCGAGATGCGCGAGTACAAGTGGGCAAGCATACGAGATATTTCGTCCACTACGGGCAAGCTGAAACGTGCGGTCCTGCAGTTCACCCCGGAAAGCTGGGCCCCAGTACGGTGGCTTGATCCGAAGTGTACCTATATGCGCTTTCTGGCCGTCTCCCAGTTGGTACTGCTGTGGCAGGTAAGCTATCAAAGGGGATTCCCTGGTTCTGAGCATCCGGTAGTGACCATTTCTTGTTTTCTGCATCTCGACAGTTAACAGAGCTGAACACCTTCTTCCTGAAGCATATCTTTGAAATGCCACCATCACATCCGGTAGTAATAGGGCGGCTTGTGTTTGTCGGCCTTTTTACTGCCCCATCGGTCCGGCAGTACTACATCTATGTAACCGATACGCGCTGCAAGCGACTGGGTACCCAGTGCTGGGTTTACATTGCCATCCTGGTGTCAGAGGCGATCCTTTGTATCAAAAATGGCAAGGAGCTGTTTGAAAGGACACAGGTGAAGAACATTCTGGTGTGGCTGCTCATACAGGCCGTCCTCTCGGTGCTATTCGTCTATGGTTGCATGCTGTGGCATCGATACGTTGGTGTAAGTAAACTCTCTAATAATTCTAATAATTAGGAAAAATGCTGAAAACTTAGAAGAGTTGACAATAATGACTTACCTATTTCATTGTTTCGTTTCAGGAGGAAGATTCGAGGGATGGTTCACCGGTGAAGCAACCGAGTCGCACGTTTAAAGATTCTGCCATAGTGTCCGGAGATTCCAAAGGTATGTATAGAATATGTATTGATCATCTCTGCTATCACCGATAGACTCGACCACATCGTTCGACTCAGTCCGGTTAAGCAGTCGTTGATCCGGATCTGTCCATTGGCCACCTAATTGCCATGCGGAACTGGCTTTACGCATGGGAAAGTATTAAagtatacaaaaaaaaggaaaaatgcttcttatcagcagcagcctaaGTTGCCACCGACCCGAAGCTCACCCGttctcacgcacacgcgcacacttgATAACGACGGCGACCGGGTCACTATCGTAGCCGTCACGCGAGCGTCGTCCGATCGACGCTAAATATACAACGGACGAATAGTATTGCCGGGTTCATAACCGTTTAGcttatctctctttcgctctgtgACGAAGCAACACGCCACCAGCTGCGATTGTAATCATACTGTACGATGTCGAAGGTGACACTTACCTAGACGGGACGCGCATTAgccggttgttgctgatgaatCAGCAGATGGTAGCCAGCTGAAGGCGCCAAACTGGTCATCTTTATCTTAAGGTTGCGGCTCTTTTTCGTAaagattattttatttctcttcttcttgctttccttgtttcttcttctggaaCCGAAGGGCCTGAGTACTACGTACACCCTCTGTTTGTAGCGCACGCTCGGGGTAAGCTGAAGGTGGCGGACATGAACAGCCCGAGCTATgacataaaaatcaaaatcgtCTGAGAGGCGATAGCAATCGGACGGTATCATTCCCTCCGGTTTGACCAGGATTCTTCGTATTCCGCTGTAGACTGGGCACAAGGAGCCACCGAAACAGTATTATGATTCAGGCGGAATCGTAACCTTAGCTTAGATAGTATACAAGCCAAATGTACAGCAAGTGCATTCGTTTCCATGATAAGGTGTtaggaaggagcagcagaagggttGGCTAATCGTAGATTGTTGCATCCCTGAAATTGCTTCATCTGTATTCTGGAATCGGATTTTAAAGCATTCCAGAGTTTCGTGTTTCATCAGCAAGAGTGCAGTGCGAGTGCTTCGCTTGCTTTGGATGTTGTTACCATTCGTTATTAATCCATTGTTAATCTGTTGCTTAACGCcgcttttctgcttttgcgCCAAGCTTAGTTCCCGCGCTGTGTTGTGCTCTCTACCCATGGATCCATCCTGCATGTACACTATTCCGACTGGACTGATAATGCCAAGGACGTGCTCTCGTACGaggatttatgtttattgattCCATACTGTATAGTAAAGCGGACGCGACCATCTCCCTACGTTTTCCATGTCTCTGCTTATGCGCTGTGATCCCTATCGACCTCGGCCCCCAAAAACGCGCGTTTGAATGATTGACATTtgttggaatggttttttgaCGATCGTACGAATTCGGTtgcgaaatcgataaattgATTCGTTCTGCGTCGAACATAACATACGGGAGGGGGAcctttgtggtttttggcacTGGCATGCATATGAGAGAGGCACCTCTTCACCTGATGGTCAATGGTTATCAAAACCGCAATGCTTGCGTGTGCTCGAGAGGTAACATTACCACTTTGTGGAATTTCTTTGGCTTCTTCGGGCACATTAGTATTACTGTAGGTGTGTGGTTTTGCCTTTAAGAGTGTTTAGTCACGCACATCCGGGAAACTGATTAGAGTTTCATGTTTCCGCTTTCCTCTTCACTACATCCCCACATATAATTTATTCAATGTTGGTTTATGTTGTGGTCTCAGTAATACCCGACTCGGTAATACTCGAATAACGCATACTTTCAAGCATTACTTGGATGCTTTCCTTATTTATAATTATGGAATACATTAGCCTCAAGGAAAGGTTAGTACACTCCAAAAGCAAATTTGCCTGCCTCTTTTCGTTCCTAAATGGATCGAATTGAAAAAGTTATCATAttgatatcatcatcataactATGATAGTTTTATTATTCTAACATGTTAATGCGTTGtacaaattttaaaaaaatgcaaacattttCTAGGGTAGCGTACGGTTGTAGCGTTTTGATACGCTGCAGTGCCGTGTGCGCATACAATCGAGTTGTCTTGCTCGGGAAAGCGTTATGCATCGCCAATGAAACGTGTAGAAGCAGATTGAATAGCTGGATGCGAAGCTACCGATGGGTAATAAAAGGGTGCTTGCCACTACACTCTCTATGGCACATCTGCATGGCCCCGAGCTGGCATTAGTCCGGCTACGGTGTTCCGTGCCGGTGGGGTATGGCTATCAAGACATATCCAGCACgtaatttttttaattctgAAGGCAGTTGACTCGCTACTTCCTGCGTCGACGCCTTCGTTagtccagcaacaacaaaccgcgTGTCGAGCACACAACCGAAATTTTACCCAAAAATTGGCCTAACTTTTATGTTTAAATATTActgttgttcttttct
This sequence is a window from Anopheles darlingi chromosome 3, idAnoDarlMG_H_01, whole genome shotgun sequence. Protein-coding genes within it:
- the LOC125956977 gene encoding phosphatidylserine synthase: MKKRNSPAPSAAVADGGIGSESAPSLHASQHSLAVNEFKFINERPVDDISLNFFYKPHTITLLAVSIFGVMYFAFVRDQSDIQENIWAGMVCVIFFFLIISVLAFPNGPFTRPHPVVWRMLFGLSVLYLMFLQFLMFQDYKSIMGIIYWFDPKLRDFHIDSEKQYATNCSDMSFERIWSHVDVFAWGHYLGWAFKAVLIRHMGILWAISVMWEITEITFAHLLPNFAECWWDAMILDVLLCNGFGIWCGLKICKLLEMREYKWASIRDISSTTGKLKRAVLQFTPESWAPVRWLDPKCTYMRFLAVSQLVLLWQLTELNTFFLKHIFEMPPSHPVVIGRLVFVGLFTAPSVRQYYIYVTDTRCKRLGTQCWVYIAILVSEAILCIKNGKELFERTQVKNILVWLLIQAVLSVLFVYGCMLWHRYVGEEDSRDGSPVKQPSRTFKDSAIVSGDSKGSKSGDGTPTVKSSPKTTPTKKAGSQLASAAAAAPAAAQSGSRREHFD